One genomic region from Quercus robur chromosome 4, dhQueRobu3.1, whole genome shotgun sequence encodes:
- the LOC126724448 gene encoding disease resistance protein RUN1-like, whose protein sequence is MVGIYGLGGVGKTTVAEDIYNRLFNIFDGSSFLEKISKNSKTNGGVIQLQETLLFEILGDRNLKVSSILRGINMINESLCCKSVLIILDGVDELDQIESLLGKCDGFASGSRIIITARDKHLVDPLGNGHSTYEVKGLNEQEAIELFNQHAFKRNKPKEDCWELANQVIRYAKGLPLALTIMGVDFYGRTKAEWKSALHKYEKFPSRGIQKILKISYEELDETELDIFLDIACFFNGHYMDYVVDILETYDLYLISSIPKIIDKCLVTVDQYNKLSMHDLLQQMGREIV, encoded by the coding sequence ATGGTAGGAATCTATGGCCTTGGTGGAGTTGGTAAAACAACAGTTGCAGAAGATATTTATAATAggctttttaatatttttgatgGAAGCAGCTTTCTAGAGAAAATCAGCAAGAATTCAAAGACAAATGGAGGTGTAATCCAACTGCAAGAGACACTTCTTTTTGAAATCTTAGGGGATAGGAATTTGAAAGTGAGTAGCATATTGAGAGGGATCAACATGATAAATGAAAGTCTTTGTTGCAAAAGCGTTCTTATAATTCTTGATGGTGTGGATGAATTAGATCAGATAGAAAGTTTGCTTGGAAAATGTGATGGGTTTGCTTCGGGAAGTAGAATTATTATAACGGCAAGAGATAAGCACTTGGTAGATCCTCTTGGAAATGGACATTCAACCTATGAGGTTAAGGGATTAAATGAACAAGAAGCTATTGAACTTTTCAATCAACATGCTTTCAAGAGAAACAAACCCAAGGAAGATTGTTGGGAACTTGCAAACCAAGTAATACGCTATGCAAAAGGTCTTCCATTAGCTCTAACAATAATGGGTGTTGATTTTTATGGAAGAACAAAAGCTGAATGGAAAAGTGCATTAcataagtatgaaaaatttccTAGTAGAGGTATTCAGAAAATACTGAAAATAAGTTATGAAGAATTAGATGAAACTGAATTGgatatttttcttgatattgcGTGTTTCTTCAATGGACATTACATGGATTATGTTGTGGATATACTAGAAACTTATGATTTATACCTGATATCTAGTATTCCAAAAATTATAGACAAGTGTCTTGTGACTGTTGATCAATATAATAAATTGTCAATGCATGACTTGCTACAACAAATGGGTAGGGAAATTGTTTGA